The following proteins come from a genomic window of Lolium rigidum isolate FL_2022 chromosome 5, APGP_CSIRO_Lrig_0.1, whole genome shotgun sequence:
- the LOC124657674 gene encoding uncharacterized protein LOC124657674 yields MGLSSAMQWWEEWQLRILVLASCFIQYVLFFSIWMRRAPILRRLRVLVWVAYIAGDAVAIYALATLFNRRNQTSDGESSALEVLWAPILLIHLGGQTFISAYSLEDNELWKRHTITLVSQVTVALYVFCKWGSGERMLLAAAILLFVVGILKFARKPWALRTASFNSLQASSSVSLPEAQSSAPIYSLEEY; encoded by the coding sequence ATGGGTCTCTCAAGTGCAATGCAATGGTGGGAGGAGTGGCAGCTGCGCATCCTCGTCCTGGCCAGTTGTTTCATTCAGTACGTCCTCTTCTTCTCTATATGGATGCGTAGAGCTCCAATCCTACGCAGGTTGAGAGTACTGGTGTGGGTCGCGTATATAGCCGGAGATGCCGTGGCCATCTACGCCCTCGCCACCCTCTTCAACCGTCGCAATCAGACTTCGGATGGGGAGAGCAGCGCCCTGGAGGTCCTGTGGGCACCTATCCTCCTCATCCACCTCGGCGGCCAGACATTCATAAGTGCCTACAGCCTGGAAGACAACGAGCTATGGAAACGGCATACCATAACCCTGGTGTCGCAGGTCACGGTTGCCTTGTACGTCTTCTGCAAGTGGGGGTCCGGTGAAAGGATGCTGCTGGCTGCAGCGATCTTGCTCTTTGTTGTTGGCATTCTCAAATTCGCCCGGAAGCCATGGGCCCTCAGGACCGCCAGCTTTAACAGCTTGCAGGCCTCCAGCTCTGTATCCCTGCCAGAAGCACAAAGCTCTGCGCCCATATATTCGCTTGAAGAATACTAG
- the LOC124657676 gene encoding uncharacterized protein LOC124657676, translating into MLFEPQKATPYPKADVGDDNVALPERRLTVLALQLALLEKAASRRGTLAFIWATVVLLGGFAITLGRTDFWCITVLLLIEGTRILGRSHELEWQHQAISCAQAVRTFSWMQLLSASACVSLSLLRLLHHYGGSEEARKNRIAALNIFYGLALAEALLFLFEKALWEWKVGHCRLLESVADDYNLAPSAGEVGIRLFFYNSYSRCLNGSIFDGLHMNLVSYGDNLVTSGSHYEQSVGAGILVALAESNRFSDATLRKIGVSAPTIERLIEMLNWKGLLDREVRRSAAVAVSMLTGKKVIALRITGIPGAIESVASLLYADQDELNLLGLSILNNLAHDHDNCDKIGNTQGLLDKIISYSSLDHGLAPTTPRDMRLKAVQQSLHVVKRLASTTGNTGKLLRRELTDIVFTVSNIRDVLQRQEKKVQFELHQLAIEILTSLSMDDNARELIGGTGGMVSVLVAMFLQPMAITECRQANTIRVEASEALAMLALESKKNCGRIIMALGGGVGRLIAALNDPVVSICAARILHNLCSYGGDKWQLPLKGVTAGATKVLRTIMVEKEKTLTIFLGFAAQMIRFMEPGELCASLARANVVDVVLARTLVQVLQEYSYPSKDVPRVRRYTIELAVAMMRSDVRYMAVFVELELEDELRHVAATTSMLECFYVFSGSVGLGHPAVSIHTLVESALDLMKG; encoded by the coding sequence ATGCTGTTCGAGCCGCAGAAGGCCACGCCGTACCCAAAAGCCGACGTCGGTGATGACAACGTGGCATTGCCAGAGCGCCGCCTCACCGTGCTGGCTCTCCAGCTGGCGTTGCTGGAGAAGGCGGCGAGCCGTCGGGGCACACTGGCCTTCATCTGGGCCACGGTGGTGCTCCTCGGCGGCTTCGCGATCACACTGGGCCGCACTGATTTCTGGTGCATCACagtcctcctcctcatcgaggGCACCCGCATCCTGGGCCGCAGCCATGAGCTAGAGTGGCAGCACCAGGCCATCTCCTGCGCCCAAGCCGTGCGTACCTTCTCATGGATGCAGCTGCTCTCGGCGTCGGCGTGTGTGTCCCTCTCCCTCCTACGCCTCCTGCACCACTACGGCGGCAGCGAGGAAGCGCGAAAAAACCGCATCgccgcgctcaacatcttctatgGCCTTGCGCTTGCTGAGGCACTCCTGTTCCTTTTCGAGAAGGCGCTGTGGGAATGGAAGGTGGGTCACTGCCGCCTCCTGGAAAGCGTGGCCGACGACTATAACCTCGCGCCTAGTGCCGGCGAGGTCGGCATCCGCCTCTTCTTCTACAACTCTTACTCGCGGTGCCTCAATGGGAGCATCTTCGACGGCCTTCACATGAACCTCGTCTCCTACGGTGACAACCTCGTCACATCGGGCTCCCATTACGAGCAAAGTGTTGGCGCCGGCATCCTTGTCGCACTCGCTGAGTCCAACCGCTTTTCTGATGCCACACTGCGCAAGATAGGCGTCTCTGCACCCACCATCGAGCGCCTCATCGAGATGCTCAACTGGAAGGGCTTGTTAGATAGGGAAGTCCGGCGGTCGGCGGCAGTGGCTGTGTCCATGCTCACGGGAAAGAAGGTCATCGCGCTCCGCATAACCGGCATCCCAGGAGCAATTGAATCCGTGGCATCACTGCTCTATGCCGACCAAGACGAACTCAACCTACTCGGTCTCTCCATCCTAAATAATTTGGCGCACGACCACGACAACTGTGACAAGATCGGCAACACGCAGGGACTTCTTGACAAGATCATCTCCTACTCCAGCCTCGACCATGGTCTGGCGCCGACAACGCCGAGGGACATGAGGCTCAAGGCTGTGCAGCAGTCTCTCCACGTGGTGAAGAGGTTGGCTAGCACGACAGGGAACACGGGGAAGCTCCTCCGGAGAGAGCTCACCGACATTGTCTTCACCGTGAGCAACATCAGGGATGTTCTGCAGCGGCAAGAAAAGAAGGTCCAGTTCGAGCTGCACCAGCTGGCGATTGAGATACTCACAAGCCTCTCCATGGATGACAATGCAAGGGAACTCATAGGCGGTACAGGTGGCATGGTGAGTGTGCTAGTCGCCATGTTTTTGCAACCGATGGCGATTACGGAGTGTCGACAGGCAAACACCATCCGAGTGGAGGCTAGCGAGGCGCTTGCGATGTTGGCCCTTGAGAGTAAGAAAAACTGCGGCAGGATCATAATGGCTCTAGGAGGAGGGGTAGGACGGCTCATCGCTGCCCTAAACGACCCTGTCGTCAGCATATGCGCCGCGAGGATCCTACACAACCTATGCTCATACGGCGGCGACAAGTGGCAACTCCCGCTGAAAGGGGTCACTGCCGGTGCCACCAAGGTGCTAAGGACTATCATGGTGGAGAAGGAGAAAACACTTACCATCTTTCTCGGGTTTGCCGCGCAGATGATCAGGTTCATGGAGCCAGGGGAGCTCTGTGCAAGCCTCGCCAGGGCAAACGTGGTAGACGTGGTGCTGGCAAGGACGTTGGTGCAGGTGCTGCAGGAGTATAGTTACCCGTCCAAGGATGTGCCTCGGGTCCGCCGGTACACCATCGAGCTTGCCGTCGCCATGATGCGGTCAGATGTGCGTTACATGGCCGTCTTCGTGGAGCTTGAGCTGGAGGACGAGTTAAGGCACGTGGCTGCAACCACTTCGATGCTCGAGTGCTTCTACGTCTTCTCCGGGAGCGTCGGGCTCGGCCACCCCGCTGTCAGCATCCACACCCTCGTCGAGTCGGCGTTGGATTTGATGAAGGGCTGA
- the LOC124654569 gene encoding benzyl alcohol O-benzoyltransferase-like: MGMANSSALKFTVRRQPPALVVPAGPTPRELKPLSDIDDQEGLRFYIPAIHFFGRHEGRGDVDPAPVLRDAVAAALVHYYPLAGRLRELEGRKLAVDCTGEGVLFVEADADVRLDQFGAALQPPFPCLDELLFDLPGSSDLLDAPLLHFQVTRLACGGFIMAVKIQHAVADGPGLVQFLAAVAELARGAAAPTVRPVWGRELLMAAPDDDLALAPRPFAHREYDDVPDTKGTIVPLDSMTHRSFFFGPREVAAVRSHLSPSLRRGATTFEVLTGCLWRCRTVALAPAADEEMRMICLVSVRGGRKPQQSGTVIPVGYYGNAFAFPVAVSTAGDLCDNPVSYAVELVMQAKREVNVEYVRSVARLMVRRGRPHFTVVRAYLMSDLTRSGIRDLDYGWGKPVYAGPAKGGVGAIPGVASFLIAVKNAMGEEGIAVPVCLPGHAMDKFTEEMSKLMRPAFGASSRPSSADNVFPKIKSAI; this comes from the exons ATGGGCATGGCGAACTCGTCGGCGTTGAAGTTCACGGTACGCAGGCAGCCGCCGGCGCTGGTGGTGCCGGCGGGACCAACGCCGAGGGAGCTGAAGCCGCTCTCGGACATCGATGACCAGGAAGGGCTGCGCTTCTACATCCCCGCCATCCATTTCTTCGGGCGCCACGAAGGCCGGGGCGACGTCGACCCCGCGCCGGTGCTCcgggacgccgtcgccgccgcgctcgTGCATTACTACCCTCTCGCCGGGCGGCTGAGGGAGCTCGAGGGCCGCAAGCTCGCCGTCGACTGCACCGGCGAGGGCGTGCTGTTCGTGGAGGCCGATGCTGACGTTCGCCTCGACCAGTTCGGCGCCGCCCTGCAGCCGCCGTTCCCGTGCCTGGACGAGCTCCTCTTCGACCTGCCCGGCTCCTCCGACCTCCTCGACGCGCCACTCCTCCACTTCCAG GTGACACGGCTAGCGTGCGGAGGCttcatcatggcggtgaagatacAGCACGCGGTGGCGGACGGGCCGGGGCTGGTGCAGTTCCTGGCGGCCGTGGCAGAGCTGGCGCGGGGAGCGGCGGCCCCGACGGTGCGGCCGGTGTGGGGGCGCGAGCTTCTCATGGCGGCGCCCGACGACGACCTGGCGCTGGCGCCAAGACCATTCGCGCACCGCGAGTACGACGACGTGCCGGACACCAAAGGCACCATTGTGCCCCTCGACTCCATGACGCaccgctccttcttcttcggGCCCAGGGAGGTCGCTGCCGTCCGCTCCCACCTTTCGCCGTCCCTCCGTCGCGGCGCCACCACGTTCGAGGTCCTCACGGGGTGCCTGTGGCGGTGCCGCACGGTGGCGCTGGCCCCCGCCGCCGACGAGGAGATGCGTATGATCTGCCTCGTCAGCGTCCGCGGCGGCCGGAAGCCGCAGCAGAGCGGCACCGTCATTCCGGTCGGCTACTACGGCAACGCCTTCGCGTTCCCGGTTGCCGTCTCTACCGCCGGCGACCTCTGCGATAACCCGGTGAGCTACGCCGTGGAGCTCGTGATGCAGGCCAAGAGAGAGGTGAACGTGGAGTACGTGCGCTCGGTGGCGCGCCTCATGGTGCGGCGAGGGCGCCCGCACTTCACGGTGGTGCGCGCGTACCTCATGTCGGACCTCACCAGGTCCGGCATCCGCGACCTAGACTACGGCTGGGGCAAGCCGGTGTACGCTGGCCCCGCGAAGGGCGGCGTCGGCGCCATCCCCGGAGTCGCaagcttcctcatcgccgtcaagAACGCCATGGGCGAGGAGGGCATCGCCGTGCCCGTGTGCCTGCCCGGCCACGCCATGGACAAGTTCACGGAGGAGATGAGCAAGCTGATGCGCCCGGCCTTCGGCGCATCCTCACGGCCATCGTCGGCCGACAACGTGTTTCCCAAGATCAAATCTGCGATCTGA